The following coding sequences lie in one Thalassoglobus polymorphus genomic window:
- the hpnE gene encoding hydroxysqualene dehydroxylase HpnE: MTTVSSGNRRVAIIGGGIAGIAAASALAKYDFHVSLYEARNQFGGRAGSYHDQSSGEEIDNCQHVNMACCTNLKKLSSDLGFQDCFETEKQLHFVAPDGAITSFRESWLPAPLHLTLSFLRLPYLSFREKRLFGLAVKALSRTPVENLRGRHFADWLREHKQTDALIKRVWEVVLVSALSESLERIDAAYAQKVFVDGFLANREGWRVEIPTESLDDLYSKRAAQALQRAGVQVHQEHRLRELRCEENSVRSAYFANEQTAVADEYMLAVPHHQVPKLLPAEFHQHATVQAIQRIETAPITSVHLWLDRKITPLPHAVLVDRLSQWMFARRADPQEIKDGIFRYQVVMSASRSLSGLSQEEVVERVFNELAEIWSDAADAKMVHSRVITEKRAVFSVTPGIDELRPQQQSFIPNLQFAGDWTQTGWPATMEGAARSGYLAAENILRKHGIQDSILEADLPKARLSRWLFGLKTVSDYGQE; the protein is encoded by the coding sequence ATGACGACAGTTTCTTCTGGCAACCGCCGAGTCGCCATCATCGGTGGAGGGATCGCTGGGATTGCTGCTGCTTCGGCACTTGCTAAGTATGATTTTCACGTTTCTCTCTACGAAGCGCGCAACCAATTCGGCGGTCGAGCTGGATCGTATCACGATCAAAGTTCCGGAGAAGAAATTGATAACTGTCAGCACGTGAACATGGCCTGCTGCACGAACCTGAAGAAGCTGAGTAGCGACCTCGGCTTTCAAGACTGCTTCGAAACAGAGAAGCAGCTCCACTTTGTTGCTCCAGATGGTGCAATCACTTCATTTCGTGAAAGCTGGCTGCCGGCTCCGTTACATCTGACTCTCTCGTTTTTGCGGCTCCCTTATCTCTCCTTCCGAGAGAAAAGGCTGTTCGGGTTAGCGGTCAAGGCATTGTCCAGAACTCCTGTTGAAAACCTAAGAGGCCGGCACTTCGCCGATTGGTTGCGCGAACACAAACAGACGGATGCTCTCATCAAGCGAGTCTGGGAAGTTGTTCTCGTGAGTGCTTTAAGCGAATCCTTGGAACGCATCGATGCTGCCTACGCTCAAAAGGTTTTCGTCGATGGATTCCTGGCAAATCGAGAAGGGTGGCGAGTTGAAATCCCCACCGAATCGTTAGACGATTTGTATTCGAAGAGAGCCGCTCAAGCTTTGCAGCGAGCGGGCGTTCAGGTTCATCAGGAGCACAGATTACGTGAACTCCGCTGCGAAGAGAATTCCGTGCGAAGTGCATACTTTGCGAACGAACAGACGGCAGTCGCTGATGAATACATGCTTGCCGTTCCGCATCATCAGGTTCCTAAACTTCTCCCTGCCGAATTTCATCAGCATGCCACAGTGCAAGCAATTCAAAGGATTGAAACCGCTCCCATCACTAGTGTCCATCTTTGGTTAGACCGAAAAATCACACCGTTGCCGCACGCCGTTCTTGTTGATCGTCTTTCCCAATGGATGTTTGCTCGTCGAGCTGATCCACAAGAAATCAAAGATGGAATATTCCGGTATCAAGTGGTGATGAGTGCCAGTCGAAGCCTCTCCGGGTTAAGTCAGGAAGAAGTCGTTGAACGTGTCTTCAACGAGCTTGCAGAGATCTGGTCCGACGCCGCTGATGCTAAAATGGTTCACTCTCGAGTGATCACCGAAAAGCGAGCAGTTTTCTCAGTCACTCCAGGAATTGATGAGTTGCGACCGCAGCAACAATCATTCATTCCCAACCTGCAATTCGCTGGGGACTGGACTCAAACCGGCTGGCCCGCCACGATGGAAGGAGCCGCGCGAAGCGGCTATCTGGCTGCCGAAAACATCCTGCGAAAACATGGAATTCAAGATTCAATTTTGGAAGCTGACCTGCCGAAAGCAAGACTCTCACGCTGGCTCTTTGGACTGAAGACTGTCTCGGATTATGGACAAGAGTAG